Proteins encoded within one genomic window of Verrucomicrobiia bacterium:
- a CDS encoding cob(I)yrinic acid a,c-diamide adenosyltransferase, with translation MSIVTKTGDNGTTGLMFNRRVSKTDPRVAAYGAVDELNAALGMARSLAENESIKQELFQAQKELVIVMGELSVLSEDRERYQEKGFSFVSEEMVKRWEGKISAIEKTSPSFEGWDTPGSTSFSAALHVARTICRRAEREVWQLRERGAFSNIQTTIYLNRLSDWLWLAAQSCK, from the coding sequence ATGTCAATCGTTACTAAAACGGGAGATAATGGAACGACAGGGTTAATGTTCAATCGACGCGTCTCAAAAACCGATCCACGCGTAGCGGCTTATGGAGCGGTGGATGAGTTAAATGCCGCATTAGGCATGGCACGAAGTCTGGCAGAAAATGAGTCAATCAAACAGGAACTCTTCCAAGCACAAAAAGAATTGGTAATCGTGATGGGAGAGTTATCTGTTTTGTCTGAAGATCGGGAACGTTATCAAGAAAAAGGATTTTCTTTTGTTTCTGAGGAAATGGTTAAACGGTGGGAGGGAAAGATTTCAGCTATTGAAAAAACGTCTCCTTCTTTTGAAGGTTGGGACACTCCGGGTTCCACCAGTTTTTCTGCAGCGCTTCATGTTGCGAGAACAATATGTCGACGAGCGGAAAGAGAGGTTTGGCAATTAAGAGAAAGGGGAGCTTTTTCGAATATTCAAACGACTATTTATCTCAACCGATTATCGGACTGGTTATGGTTAGCCGCTCAAAGTTGCAAGTAA
- a CDS encoding polyprenyl synthetase family protein: MTLVNYLKKSQRTVDQALNRYLPAANQTPKTIHQAMRYSIFAGGKRLRPILCLAAAEACGGKSQGALPLACSVECIHTYSLIHDDLPCMDNDDFRRGKPTSHKVYGEGIAVLAGDALLTSAFEIAATCRAWPRYSHTDVISEIAQAAGSQFLIAGQVMDIENEGKKISFATLKKIHENKTAALIRTSVRLGAMSANATPAQLKHISEFGHALGLAFQIIDDILDITQTTEKLGKSAGKDLKSQKATYPALLGLPKAQKEADYWTQKARNSLKPFGKKAKNLHALADYLLQRDN, encoded by the coding sequence ATGACACTGGTAAACTATCTCAAGAAAAGTCAGCGCACTGTTGACCAAGCTCTGAATCGTTATTTGCCCGCAGCTAATCAAACGCCAAAAACAATTCATCAGGCTATGCGCTACAGCATTTTTGCAGGTGGCAAACGCTTGCGACCTATTTTGTGTTTAGCCGCCGCGGAAGCTTGTGGCGGAAAATCTCAAGGAGCGCTCCCCCTCGCCTGTTCTGTAGAATGTATTCACACTTATTCTTTGATTCACGACGATTTACCCTGTATGGACAACGACGACTTTCGTCGTGGCAAACCTACTTCTCATAAAGTTTATGGTGAAGGCATTGCTGTATTAGCCGGTGATGCTTTGCTAACAAGCGCCTTCGAAATTGCTGCGACCTGTCGTGCCTGGCCTCGTTATTCGCATACTGATGTCATTAGCGAAATTGCTCAAGCAGCAGGCAGCCAATTTCTTATTGCTGGCCAAGTCATGGACATCGAAAATGAAGGCAAAAAAATTTCCTTTGCTACATTAAAAAAAATTCACGAAAATAAAACTGCCGCCCTCATTCGCACCTCAGTGCGGCTCGGCGCCATGTCAGCCAATGCCACACCAGCTCAACTCAAACACATTTCCGAATTTGGTCATGCACTCGGACTCGCCTTCCAAATCATTGATGACATTCTTGATATCACACAAACCACTGAAAAATTAGGCAAAAGCGCGGGCAAAGATCTCAAATCCCAAAAAGCAACCTACCCTGCCCTACTAGGTTTACCTAAAGCTCAAAAAGAAGCTGATTATTGGACCCAAAAAGCGCGAAACTCACTTAAACCGTTTGGGAAAAAAGCGAAAAATCTTCATGCCCTTGCCGACTATTTACTCCAACGCGATAATTGA
- a CDS encoding polyphenol oxidase family protein → MSFIQFPALQKIDWIEHIFTTRHATATPERHVDNLVLREKLPITPYAWKSAQQIHSNRVVVVTKQSENCQPETDALCTQEKNIALAISVADCCVIYVVDPLTQSIGLAHSGRQGTEKNILQTLVEEMKITFGTAPSQLIVQLSPCIRFPNYPIDFVSQIKTQAKVLGIQQFYDCEICTASNLDHYYSYRAEQGKTGRMMAVLAKK, encoded by the coding sequence ATGAGTTTTATCCAATTTCCCGCTTTACAAAAAATAGATTGGATCGAACACATTTTTACCACACGTCACGCTACGGCTACACCCGAACGCCATGTTGACAATCTCGTGTTAAGAGAAAAATTGCCCATAACTCCATATGCTTGGAAAAGTGCTCAACAAATCCACAGCAACCGGGTTGTTGTAGTCACCAAACAATCTGAAAATTGCCAACCCGAGACTGATGCCCTTTGCACCCAAGAAAAAAACATCGCTTTAGCGATTTCTGTAGCTGACTGTTGTGTTATTTACGTTGTTGATCCCCTGACCCAAAGCATCGGACTTGCTCATTCCGGCCGTCAAGGCACAGAGAAAAACATTCTTCAAACGCTAGTAGAAGAAATGAAAATAACTTTTGGCACTGCACCCTCTCAACTCATTGTTCAACTTAGCCCCTGTATTCGTTTTCCTAACTATCCCATCGACTTTGTTTCTCAAATCAAAACCCAAGCGAAAGTACTGGGCATACAACAGTTTTACGATTGTGAAATTTGCACGGCTTCGAATCTTGATCACTACTATTCTTATCGAGCAGAACAAGGTAAAACGGGTCGCATGATGGCCGTGCTAGCAAAAAAATAA
- a CDS encoding histidine triad nucleotide-binding protein, giving the protein MEKEETIFSKIIQRKIPAQIVFENDEILAFHDIAPQAPVHVLIIPKKPIERIAAAEEADAELLGKMLLTAQKLARDLGLTKTGFRLVFNNGPDAGEAVPHLHLHLLGGRKLDWPPG; this is encoded by the coding sequence ATGGAAAAAGAAGAGACTATTTTTTCAAAAATCATTCAACGCAAGATTCCTGCACAAATCGTTTTTGAGAATGATGAGATTTTAGCATTTCACGATATTGCACCTCAAGCCCCCGTCCATGTGCTTATTATTCCTAAAAAACCTATTGAGCGAATTGCAGCGGCTGAGGAAGCAGATGCCGAGTTGCTAGGAAAAATGCTTTTGACAGCTCAGAAGCTCGCGCGCGATCTCGGGCTAACAAAAACTGGTTTTCGTCTTGTGTTTAATAACGGTCCAGACGCCGGCGAAGCCGTGCCTCATTTGCATCTTCATTTGTTAGGGGGAAGAAAACTTGATTGGCCGCCAGGTTAA
- a CDS encoding bifunctional oligoribonuclease/PAP phosphatase NrnA, producing MSIDFSEWSRALQALKPLKTLALLTHVRPDGDAYGSLLGLGLALEAQGKKVFLYNEDGLLENYRFLPGSEKIQVTPKQPPAVDAVIAIDNATYKRLGPTFVGWQSDILINIDHHVSNERYGEFNLIDPKAPATGQLLFELFTHVGWEITPAIADNLFVAISTDTGSFKYRNTTTRTFEVAAALSQAGARIADMSHQCYGCYPLRRTRLLREVLQQLQFRYQDRLAYYPLTQAMYRASGAKPEDTEGMIETIISNEGVDLAILFEEKADGVIKLSFRSKGKVNVSELAKQFNGGGHPEAAGAQLKATLSEAQEKVLAEAEKSLSRAL from the coding sequence ATGTCTATTGATTTCTCGGAATGGTCACGTGCGCTTCAAGCGTTAAAGCCGCTAAAAACTCTGGCTTTGTTGACTCATGTCCGACCGGATGGCGATGCTTATGGTAGTTTACTAGGGTTGGGATTGGCACTGGAGGCGCAGGGGAAAAAAGTTTTTCTCTATAATGAAGATGGGTTGTTGGAAAATTATCGCTTTTTGCCTGGCTCAGAAAAAATCCAAGTCACTCCTAAACAGCCACCGGCGGTCGATGCAGTGATTGCGATTGATAATGCAACTTATAAACGTTTAGGGCCGACATTTGTTGGATGGCAGTCCGATATTTTAATTAATATTGATCATCATGTGAGCAATGAACGCTATGGGGAGTTTAATTTGATTGATCCCAAAGCTCCTGCAACAGGGCAATTGTTGTTTGAACTGTTTACTCACGTGGGATGGGAAATTACGCCCGCCATTGCCGATAATCTTTTTGTCGCGATTTCTACCGATACGGGGTCGTTTAAATATCGCAATACAACAACGCGCACGTTTGAAGTGGCTGCGGCATTAAGTCAAGCTGGCGCGCGCATTGCTGATATGTCTCATCAATGTTATGGTTGCTACCCTTTGCGACGCACGCGTTTATTGAGAGAAGTTTTGCAACAGTTGCAGTTTCGTTACCAGGATCGGTTGGCTTACTATCCCCTTACCCAAGCGATGTATCGCGCTTCGGGTGCCAAACCGGAAGACACCGAGGGTATGATTGAAACTATTATTTCCAATGAGGGCGTGGATTTGGCCATTCTGTTTGAAGAAAAAGCCGATGGCGTGATTAAACTTAGTTTTCGTTCCAAAGGAAAAGTTAACGTTAGCGAATTAGCTAAACAGTTTAACGGCGGCGGACATCCTGAGGCAGCGGGAGCTCAACTGAAGGCTACATTATCTGAAGCTCAGGAAAAAGTTTTGGCTGAAGCAGAAAAATCGCTTTCTCGTGCGTTGTAA
- a CDS encoding MBOAT family protein, translating to MVFSSILFLTLFLPVVLTVYLALPWKLKNVWLLTASLFFYFWGEPVYGWVMLVSIALNYGMGLWVHRTRHQSSIKLIIGLAIAANLSLLIFFKYAHFLSENFRALGIGFFKVEAIHLPIGISFFTFQAMSYVIDVYRGEGQIQKNPINFGLYIALFPQLIAGPIVRYHDVDRQINQRHITREDFAYGIERFILGLSKKVLIANVLAVPADKVFQLSATELTTPLAWLGLVCYGLQIYFDFSGYSDMAIGLGHMFGFKFLENFNYPYISRSITEFWRRWHISLSSWFRDYLYIPLGGNRKGSWRTFLNLIVVFILCGLWHGASWNFVIWGLFHGAFLVLERSGLFKFLIRIKSLGHFYSLFIVLLAWVFFRAETLEGSINFYRALFGFVSNINLETTLATLLQPLTVIALIAGILASTPLPAKFFNKILIVNPQPSASSRFIGSCLLCLRPICFFSLIIFCMMRLASGTFNPFIYFRF from the coding sequence ATGGTTTTTAGCTCCATATTATTTCTTACGCTTTTTCTTCCTGTTGTATTGACAGTTTACTTGGCGCTCCCTTGGAAGTTGAAAAATGTATGGTTGTTGACAGCCAGTCTCTTTTTTTATTTTTGGGGCGAACCGGTTTACGGTTGGGTCATGTTGGTTTCCATTGCTTTAAATTATGGCATGGGTCTTTGGGTTCATCGAACGCGTCATCAATCTTCCATTAAATTAATTATTGGTTTAGCCATCGCGGCAAATTTAAGTTTGCTGATCTTTTTTAAGTATGCTCATTTTCTTTCGGAAAATTTTAGAGCTTTAGGGATTGGATTTTTTAAAGTGGAAGCGATTCACCTGCCGATTGGTATTTCTTTTTTCACTTTTCAAGCAATGTCTTATGTCATCGATGTTTATCGGGGCGAAGGACAGATTCAAAAAAATCCCATTAATTTTGGTCTTTATATTGCGTTATTTCCTCAACTCATCGCGGGTCCTATTGTGCGTTATCATGATGTGGATCGGCAAATTAACCAGCGTCATATCACTCGAGAGGATTTTGCTTATGGAATCGAGCGGTTTATTTTGGGTCTTAGTAAAAAAGTTTTAATTGCTAATGTCTTGGCCGTGCCTGCGGATAAGGTTTTTCAACTTTCTGCTACGGAATTAACAACGCCTTTGGCGTGGTTAGGGTTAGTTTGCTACGGGTTACAAATTTACTTCGATTTTTCGGGCTATTCTGACATGGCAATTGGGTTGGGTCACATGTTTGGTTTTAAATTTTTGGAAAATTTTAATTATCCTTACATTTCTCGATCTATTACTGAATTTTGGCGGCGCTGGCATATTTCTTTGTCCAGTTGGTTTCGAGATTATCTTTATATTCCGCTCGGCGGAAATCGCAAAGGGAGTTGGCGCACTTTTTTGAATTTAATAGTGGTTTTTATTCTTTGTGGATTATGGCATGGAGCGAGTTGGAATTTTGTGATTTGGGGTTTATTTCATGGCGCTTTTCTGGTTTTGGAACGAAGTGGCTTATTTAAATTTTTAATTCGCATCAAATCTCTTGGTCATTTTTACAGCTTATTTATCGTTTTATTGGCCTGGGTTTTTTTCCGAGCAGAAACTTTAGAAGGCAGTATTAATTTTTATCGAGCGTTATTTGGTTTCGTTTCTAATATCAATCTTGAAACTACGCTTGCTACACTATTGCAACCTTTAACAGTGATTGCTTTGATCGCTGGGATTCTGGCGTCGACTCCTTTGCCGGCTAAATTTTTTAATAAGATTTTGATTGTGAATCCGCAGCCTTCTGCCTCCTCTCGATTCATAGGTTCTTGTCTTTTGTGCTTACGGCCGATTTGTTTTTTTAGTCTCATCATTTTTTGTATGATGCGGTTAGCTTCTGGAACATTTAATCCTTTTATCTATTTTCGATTTTAG
- the lepA gene encoding translation elongation factor 4 codes for MTDTLTRNFCIIAHIDHGKTTLSDRLLHRTGTIETREMQDQLLDSMDLERERGITIKAHPVTMQYQAKDGKVYRLNLIDTPGHVDFSYEVSRSLAACEGALLIVDAVQGVEAQTVANVHLAMKQNLTIIPVINKVDLPAANVEVVKKQLEDILSIPGEEAIPASAKVGIGIEEILEAIITRLPPPPDVKEDNLRALVFDSVFDTYRGVVNYVRVFNGVMKPGAYIQMMRTREKYEVKEVGIFTPKPKRQEKLQAGDVGYVIANIKTTSEVKIGDTITDAQRPAKEPLPGFMELTPMVFSGIYPINTSDFERLKAALGKLQLNDSAFIYTQESSVALGFGFRCGFLGLLHMEIVQERLRREYEMDIIATYPSVVYQVLTTKGEILEISNPVDLPDPSQIDEIQEPMVRAFIMCPNTNIGDMMQLIMEKRGLCVQTESLDSQRVMLTCELPLNEILVDFNDRIKSLTRGYGSMDYEAMPYQANDLVKLDILVNGEPVDAFSSIVHREKAEGRGRQLAAKLKDVIPQQLFVIPIQAAIGGKIIARESIRAMGKNVTAKCYGGDITRKRKLWEKQKEGKKRMKQIGKVNIPQEAFIEVLKA; via the coding sequence ATGACAGACACGTTAACACGCAATTTTTGTATCATTGCTCATATCGACCATGGCAAAACCACACTTTCGGATCGTTTGTTGCATCGCACAGGAACCATTGAGACGCGCGAAATGCAGGATCAATTATTAGATTCCATGGATTTGGAGCGCGAACGAGGGATCACGATCAAGGCTCATCCGGTGACGATGCAATATCAAGCTAAGGATGGAAAGGTTTATCGCCTCAACTTGATTGACACGCCTGGTCACGTGGATTTTAGTTATGAAGTTTCGCGCAGTTTAGCTGCTTGCGAAGGCGCGTTATTAATTGTAGATGCCGTGCAAGGGGTTGAAGCACAAACGGTGGCGAATGTTCACCTAGCAATGAAACAAAATCTCACCATTATTCCCGTGATTAATAAAGTGGATTTACCCGCAGCCAATGTCGAAGTCGTCAAAAAACAATTGGAAGATATTTTATCTATTCCTGGTGAAGAAGCTATTCCCGCTAGCGCTAAAGTGGGCATTGGCATTGAGGAAATTTTGGAAGCGATTATCACGCGATTGCCACCTCCACCAGATGTGAAAGAAGATAATTTAAGAGCGCTTGTGTTCGATTCAGTTTTTGACACTTATCGTGGTGTGGTCAATTACGTGCGCGTTTTTAACGGAGTGATGAAACCCGGCGCTTATATTCAGATGATGCGCACACGAGAAAAATATGAAGTGAAAGAAGTGGGCATTTTTACGCCAAAACCAAAACGCCAAGAAAAATTGCAAGCGGGTGATGTGGGTTATGTGATTGCTAATATTAAAACCACATCGGAAGTGAAAATAGGGGACACGATCACGGATGCGCAACGCCCTGCGAAAGAGCCCTTGCCCGGCTTTATGGAGCTTACGCCGATGGTGTTTAGCGGCATTTATCCTATTAACACTTCCGATTTTGAACGCTTAAAGGCTGCTCTGGGCAAGTTGCAACTTAATGATAGTGCTTTTATTTATACTCAAGAAAGTTCAGTGGCTTTGGGTTTTGGGTTTCGCTGTGGATTTCTCGGTTTGTTGCACATGGAAATTGTGCAAGAACGGTTGCGACGAGAATATGAAATGGATATCATCGCAACTTATCCGAGTGTGGTTTATCAAGTACTCACTACAAAAGGAGAGATTTTAGAAATTAGCAACCCAGTGGATTTACCCGATCCTTCACAGATCGACGAAATCCAAGAACCGATGGTGCGCGCATTTATTATGTGTCCCAACACCAACATCGGCGACATGATGCAATTAATCATGGAAAAGCGCGGGCTTTGCGTGCAAACCGAATCTTTGGACAGCCAGCGCGTGATGTTAACTTGCGAATTGCCGCTCAATGAAATTCTAGTTGATTTCAATGATCGAATTAAGAGCCTAACACGCGGTTATGGGTCGATGGATTACGAAGCCATGCCTTATCAAGCCAATGATTTGGTTAAACTGGATATTTTAGTGAATGGCGAACCCGTAGACGCTTTTTCTAGCATTGTGCATCGTGAAAAAGCCGAAGGGCGGGGGAGACAACTCGCTGCCAAACTTAAAGACGTAATCCCTCAACAACTTTTTGTTATCCCAATTCAAGCCGCGATTGGTGGTAAAATTATTGCTCGTGAATCGATTCGCGCTATGGGTAAAAATGTAACAGCTAAATGTTATGGCGGCGATATTACGCGCAAACGCAAACTCTGGGAAAAACAAAAAGAAGGCAAAAAACGCATGAAACAAATTGGGAAGGTGAATATCCCGCAAGAAGCGTTTATTGAAGTGTTGAAAGCTTAA
- a CDS encoding sulfite reductase subunit alpha: MSQTPAASKSLFNRNNPFSAVLLENRLLSKPGSEKDTRHLVLKIDTEALPYNPGDSLGVLAQNPQTLVLEMLKLLELNPETSISVAPDKTLSLEEALKSVYVLNRSGKKLVKACWEKLTDSAAKEKFQALVADEAKLDEYVFTRDCFDVISDFPSVRFTAEELIGLLNKSNPRLYSIASSPKKHPNEVHLTVAVVRYETHGRPKVGLASGYLAEGVALGEEISVYVQPTRHFHLPSDPNTAMIMVGPGTGIAPFRAFLEHRQVHGHQGKNWLFFGDQKAATDFLYGEEFAEYQKQGLLTRLDTAFSRDQAHKIYVQNRMLENGKELWQWLQEGAYFYVCGDAKRMARDVHQALIDIAQKEGGLSADAAKEYIEVTLTKTEKRYLKDVY, from the coding sequence ATGAGTCAGACCCCAGCAGCATCAAAATCTTTATTTAATCGTAATAACCCTTTTTCGGCGGTTTTGTTAGAGAATCGTTTGCTAAGCAAGCCGGGTTCGGAAAAGGACACGCGTCATCTTGTTCTTAAAATCGACACCGAGGCATTGCCTTATAATCCTGGTGATTCTTTGGGGGTTTTAGCACAAAACCCTCAAACTTTAGTTCTAGAAATGCTAAAACTTCTGGAGCTTAATCCGGAGACCTCAATTTCTGTAGCACCTGATAAAACGTTGTCTTTGGAGGAAGCGTTAAAAAGTGTTTATGTACTGAATCGTTCTGGGAAAAAATTGGTTAAAGCGTGTTGGGAAAAATTGACAGATTCTGCAGCAAAAGAAAAATTTCAAGCTTTGGTTGCCGATGAGGCAAAGTTAGATGAATATGTTTTTACGCGAGATTGTTTCGATGTGATTTCAGATTTTCCTTCTGTCCGATTTACGGCGGAAGAATTGATTGGATTGCTGAATAAAAGTAATCCGCGACTTTATTCTATTGCTTCTTCACCGAAAAAACATCCCAATGAAGTGCATTTAACCGTAGCGGTGGTGCGTTACGAAACGCATGGTCGTCCTAAAGTGGGTTTGGCCTCAGGTTATCTTGCAGAAGGTGTTGCTTTAGGTGAAGAAATTTCAGTTTATGTTCAGCCGACGCGCCATTTTCATCTTCCTAGTGATCCGAATACTGCGATGATTATGGTGGGACCTGGGACGGGAATTGCCCCTTTTCGAGCGTTTTTGGAACATCGTCAAGTGCACGGACATCAAGGGAAAAATTGGCTTTTCTTTGGCGATCAAAAAGCGGCTACGGATTTTCTCTATGGTGAAGAATTTGCAGAATATCAAAAACAAGGTTTACTAACCCGGCTCGACACAGCCTTTTCTCGGGATCAAGCGCATAAAATTTATGTGCAAAATCGTATGTTGGAAAATGGCAAGGAACTTTGGCAATGGTTACAGGAAGGCGCTTATTTTTATGTTTGTGGCGACGCGAAACGTATGGCCCGCGATGTGCATCAGGCTTTGATTGATATCGCCCAAAAAGAAGGCGGTTTAAGCGCTGACGCGGCTAAGGAATATATCGAAGTTACGCTTACTAAAACTGAAAAACGCTACTTGAAAGATGTCTATTGA